One segment of Verrucomicrobiota bacterium DNA contains the following:
- a CDS encoding MBL fold metallo-hydrolase, with the protein MKITNLNPKPDIGASAWFADLEGHGLLMDAGTHPKYDGTESLPLYNLIERQDVDAIAISHCHHDHIGSLPIAMRQFPKAHVLLSELSYFLVERVLHNSVNVMTRQRDEYGIKEYPFYSHDELDDLAPRFQGFRYNREIEWGSFKKARIGVPSPTLEFFDAGHALGSAGLMVRGEKQTLFYTGDVCFHDQTILKAARFEDVQADVLLMETTRGNRASQPEFSRDKEVERFSAALEAVIQRKGCVLIPTFALGRTQEVLAILSLLLKSGRLKPQPIYIGGLGRVFTEIYDLQAHRTHRQHSNLQLHEALNLTVLEKKQAESMKLTGGRIFVLTAGMMSEHTSAHDVGMRMISDERQAIFFVGYTDPSTPGGALRQAKPGETFRFSPLAGEVTRRCEIQDFDFTAHAQREDLLEFVGRVNPRTVLLGHGDDSARQWMEEQIRVRWPKMKVIQPKPGETVEV; encoded by the coding sequence ATGAAGATAACTAACTTGAATCCCAAGCCGGATATTGGCGCCAGCGCCTGGTTCGCGGACCTCGAAGGGCACGGCCTGTTGATGGATGCCGGCACCCATCCTAAATATGATGGGACCGAATCCCTGCCCCTGTATAACCTGATTGAGCGGCAGGACGTGGATGCCATCGCGATCTCCCATTGCCACCATGATCATATCGGCTCGCTGCCGATTGCTATGCGGCAGTTCCCCAAAGCCCATGTGTTGCTCAGCGAACTCAGCTATTTCCTGGTGGAGCGGGTGCTGCACAATTCGGTCAACGTGATGACCCGGCAACGCGACGAATACGGCATCAAGGAATACCCGTTCTACTCGCACGATGAACTGGATGACCTGGCGCCGCGCTTCCAAGGGTTCCGCTACAACCGGGAGATCGAGTGGGGCTCGTTCAAGAAGGCCCGCATTGGGGTGCCATCGCCCACGCTGGAGTTCTTTGACGCCGGACACGCGCTGGGATCGGCAGGCCTGATGGTGCGCGGCGAAAAGCAGACGCTGTTTTACACGGGCGATGTGTGTTTCCACGACCAGACGATCCTCAAGGCGGCCCGGTTCGAAGACGTGCAGGCGGATGTGTTGCTCATGGAAACCACGCGCGGCAACCGGGCATCGCAACCGGAGTTCAGCCGGGACAAGGAAGTGGAGCGCTTCTCCGCCGCGCTCGAAGCGGTGATCCAGCGCAAGGGATGCGTGCTCATTCCCACGTTTGCGCTGGGGCGCACCCAAGAGGTACTGGCCATCCTCAGCCTGCTGTTAAAATCCGGGCGGCTGAAACCGCAGCCGATCTACATTGGCGGACTGGGACGCGTCTTTACGGAGATTTACGATTTGCAGGCGCATCGCACCCATCGTCAGCACAGCAACCTCCAGCTCCATGAGGCGCTGAATCTAACTGTGCTGGAGAAGAAGCAGGCGGAATCCATGAAGCTCACGGGCGGGCGCATCTTTGTGCTCACCGCCGGAATGATGTCCGAGCACACCTCCGCGCACGACGTGGGCATGCGCATGATTAGCGATGAACGCCAGGCGATTTTCTTTGTGGGCTACACCGACCCATCCACCCCGGGAGGGGCGTTGCGTCAGGCGAAACCGGGGGAGACCTTCCGCTTCAGCCCGCTGGCCGGCGAGGTGACGCGGCGCTGCGAAATCCAGGATTTCGATTTCACGGCCCACGCGCAACGGGAGGACTTGCTGGAATTTGTGGGGCGGGTAAATCCGCGCACGGTGTTGCTGGGACACGGCGATGATTCCGCCCGGCAATGGATGGAAGAGCAGATTCGCGTGCGCTGGCCCAAGATGAAGGTGATTCAGCCGAAGCCAGGTGAGACAGTGGAAGTGTGA
- a CDS encoding ABC transporter permease, with the protein MTEPTPTTHGFAVRIENLHKEYRLGGEIVRALRGVNLEVPQGDYVAIMGPSGSGKSTLLNVLGCLDQPSSGHYFLAGEDVAQLEDDRLSLIRASHIGFVFQSYNLIQQLTVLENIESPLYYQGNITGADRDRCRALAAEVGLGDRLGHRPMQLSGGQQQRAAIARSLANHPQFILADEPTGNLDTVTSHEILNILDRLNDEGRTIIMVTHEEDIARRARRIVRLRDGTIQTDERVRPPVTVSGPGKEGTRLADHAPAEAASGLAEKGGLAAWLQARLRVWQMGIKSLALHPLRSLLTILGIFIGVASVIWLLAIGEGISYKAQQQIAELGANNILLISSPPSAGQTTRRVSYAPYGITLDDFRHMEATIPTIEKCVPIKELYRRELRYGEHSVSGRVVGVSPAYLDLNRMEVDKGHFITDTEVKQNLKVCVLAVGIAHELFMHQNPLGCSIHIEGDYYRVVGVMKERAVASAIPGVVRGQDFSRDVYIPISTLWARIGDFYSRTSDGVPIASQVTVKVREQDKVMETAEMIRRMLSKTHEQEDYRITVPLELLEQARNTRLMFIAMMGLIAAISLVVGGIGIMNIMLATVTERTREIGIRRALGARRHDITVQFLVETLSLATVGGITGILGGLLCSPAMSGLRFLLEQLFPRMMKAMPDSIQNVVPLIVPWSIPLAFFIAMTVGVVFGMYPAQRAAAMNPIEALRHE; encoded by the coding sequence ATGACTGAGCCAACCCCAACGACCCACGGTTTTGCGGTGCGCATCGAAAACCTGCATAAGGAATACCGGCTGGGCGGGGAGATTGTGCGCGCGTTGCGCGGGGTGAACCTGGAGGTACCGCAAGGGGATTATGTCGCCATCATGGGCCCCTCTGGCTCCGGCAAGAGCACGCTGCTGAATGTGCTGGGCTGCCTGGATCAACCCAGCTCCGGTCATTATTTTCTCGCAGGCGAGGATGTGGCGCAACTTGAGGACGACCGGTTGTCGCTGATTCGCGCGTCGCACATTGGCTTTGTTTTTCAATCGTACAATTTGATCCAGCAGCTCACGGTCCTGGAAAACATCGAATCCCCGCTCTATTACCAAGGGAATATCACTGGTGCGGATCGCGACCGGTGCCGCGCACTCGCCGCAGAGGTGGGCTTGGGCGACCGCCTGGGACACCGGCCCATGCAACTTTCCGGCGGGCAACAGCAGCGCGCCGCCATCGCCCGCAGCCTGGCCAATCATCCCCAGTTCATCCTGGCGGACGAACCCACTGGTAACCTGGATACCGTCACTTCGCATGAAATTCTAAACATCCTCGATCGGCTGAACGACGAGGGCCGAACCATCATCATGGTGACCCACGAGGAGGACATTGCCCGCCGTGCCCGCCGCATTGTGCGTTTGCGGGATGGTACGATTCAAACCGATGAACGGGTGCGTCCGCCGGTCACCGTGTCTGGACCGGGAAAGGAGGGCACCCGTCTGGCGGATCACGCCCCAGCGGAAGCAGCGTCAGGGCTGGCGGAGAAAGGTGGTTTGGCCGCCTGGCTTCAAGCGCGCCTGCGCGTCTGGCAGATGGGCATTAAAAGTCTCGCGCTGCATCCGTTGCGCTCGCTGCTGACCATTTTAGGCATTTTTATCGGGGTGGCCAGCGTCATCTGGCTGCTGGCCATCGGGGAGGGCATTAGCTACAAGGCGCAGCAACAAATCGCCGAACTCGGCGCCAATAACATCCTGCTGATCTCCTCGCCGCCCTCGGCTGGCCAGACCACCCGCCGCGTCAGTTACGCACCCTATGGCATCACGCTGGATGATTTTCGCCACATGGAGGCCACGATTCCCACCATCGAAAAATGCGTGCCGATCAAGGAGCTTTACCGCCGCGAACTGCGCTATGGCGAACACTCGGTTTCGGGCCGTGTAGTGGGGGTGTCTCCCGCGTACCTTGATCTCAACCGCATGGAGGTGGATAAAGGGCATTTCATCACGGATACCGAAGTGAAGCAGAACCTGAAAGTGTGCGTGCTGGCCGTTGGAATAGCACACGAGTTGTTCATGCATCAGAACCCGCTGGGCTGTTCCATCCATATCGAAGGGGACTATTATCGGGTGGTGGGTGTGATGAAGGAACGCGCGGTGGCCAGTGCCATACCGGGCGTGGTGCGCGGCCAGGACTTTTCGCGCGATGTCTATATCCCCATCTCGACCTTGTGGGCGCGCATTGGCGATTTTTATTCGCGCACCTCGGACGGTGTGCCCATTGCCAGCCAGGTGACGGTCAAAGTGCGCGAGCAGGATAAAGTGATGGAGACGGCGGAAATGATTCGGCGGATGCTGTCCAAAACCCATGAGCAGGAGGATTACCGCATTACGGTGCCGCTGGAATTATTGGAGCAGGCCCGCAACACCCGCCTGATGTTCATTGCCATGATGGGGCTGATCGCCGCCATCTCGCTGGTGGTCGGCGGCATCGGCATCATGAACATCATGCTCGCCACGGTCACGGAGCGCACCCGGGAGATCGGCATCCGCCGCGCCCTCGGCGCGCGCCGCCACGATATCACGGTGCAATTCCTGGTGGAGACGCTTTCACTGGCCACAGTGGGTGGCATCACCGGCATCCTGGGGGGATTACTCTGCTCGCCGGCCATGAGCGGACTGCGTTTTTTGCTGGAACAACTCTTCCCCCGCATGATGAAGGCCATGCCTGACTCCATCCAGAATGTCGTCCCCTTGATTGTGCCGTGGTCCATCCCACTGGCGTTCTTTATCGCCATGACCGTGGGGGTTGTGTTTGGCATGTACCCTGCTCAACGCGCCGCTGCGATGAATCCGATTGAGGCTTTGCGGCACGAATAA
- a CDS encoding efflux RND transporter periplasmic adaptor subunit, translating into MDKQKNTIETSGASVPPRRKSRRRLWLAGLLGVALLSWGIIKWRSPATAGGDAGIPLLAPVEKGLFLEEVVEPGEVESSRSIEIRCEVQSRAIGGTLILELVLEGSYVKKGDLLARLDDSVLQSDLLAQQIVVYNSKAYLIQAQADVESAKMVLKEYEGNLYRQEEDGLESAEFVARENVRRAEEYLRYSERMVARGYVSDTQVEADKFAVEKARKDLDSAQVRLQTLRNFTKQRTLSKLQVDVETAEARLRSRESTYKLDQLKQDQIEDQIKKCTIRAPATGQVVYANDSRSRSMASDVLIGEGRTVRERQIMFRLPDPKRMRVVAKINESRINRVKPGMTAYIKIDALPNHDLTGKVVRVGEYPLPPASTLTAHIKEYSTEVDIVEPPLGLRSGMTAEVSIQVARYENAIHVPLPAVFERKGRLFCLVQVLGEFLEAREVRVGAANDKSVIIRQGLQAQDQVVLNPQRFENEVVFPAAITPPPAPPPVKPVAPLPAKTTVPSPAKPKAAVASATEKPVPAAVSRP; encoded by the coding sequence ATGGATAAGCAAAAAAACACCATTGAGACGAGTGGAGCATCCGTGCCACCGCGCCGCAAATCGCGGCGCCGCCTGTGGCTCGCGGGGCTCCTCGGGGTGGCGCTGCTGAGTTGGGGGATTATCAAATGGCGCTCACCCGCCACCGCTGGCGGGGATGCGGGCATACCGCTGTTGGCCCCGGTGGAAAAGGGACTTTTCCTGGAGGAAGTGGTTGAGCCGGGCGAAGTGGAAAGCTCGCGCAGCATCGAAATCCGTTGCGAAGTGCAATCCCGCGCCATCGGCGGCACCCTCATTTTGGAACTGGTGTTGGAGGGTTCGTATGTGAAAAAAGGTGATTTGCTGGCCCGCTTGGATGATTCGGTTTTGCAAAGTGACCTGCTGGCGCAACAGATCGTTGTGTACAACAGCAAGGCGTATCTCATCCAAGCCCAAGCGGATGTGGAATCTGCCAAAATGGTATTGAAAGAATATGAGGGAAACCTGTACCGCCAGGAGGAGGACGGCTTGGAAAGCGCGGAATTTGTCGCCCGTGAAAACGTTCGGCGCGCCGAGGAATACCTGCGGTACAGCGAGCGCATGGTGGCCCGCGGCTATGTCTCGGATACCCAGGTGGAGGCGGATAAATTCGCAGTGGAAAAGGCCCGCAAGGATCTCGATTCCGCCCAGGTCCGGCTCCAGACGCTGCGTAATTTCACCAAGCAGCGCACCCTTAGCAAACTGCAGGTGGACGTGGAGACCGCCGAGGCGCGCCTGCGCTCGCGCGAAAGCACCTATAAGCTGGATCAATTGAAACAGGACCAGATTGAGGATCAGATCAAGAAATGCACCATTCGCGCCCCAGCTACCGGCCAGGTCGTCTATGCCAATGATTCTCGGTCCCGCAGTATGGCCAGCGACGTGCTCATCGGCGAAGGCCGCACGGTGCGCGAGCGCCAGATCATGTTCCGTCTGCCGGATCCCAAGCGCATGCGGGTGGTGGCCAAGATCAATGAGTCTCGCATCAATCGGGTGAAGCCCGGTATGACCGCCTATATCAAAATAGACGCGCTGCCCAACCATGATTTGACTGGCAAGGTGGTGCGCGTGGGGGAATACCCGCTGCCGCCCGCTTCCACGCTCACGGCGCACATCAAGGAGTATTCCACCGAGGTGGACATTGTTGAGCCGCCGCTTGGCCTGCGCTCCGGCATGACGGCGGAAGTGTCCATTCAGGTCGCCCGTTACGAAAACGCGATCCATGTGCCGTTGCCCGCCGTGTTTGAACGCAAAGGCCGGCTGTTTTGCCTCGTGCAAGTGCTGGGTGAATTCCTCGAGGCCCGCGAAGTCCGGGTGGGTGCGGCCAATGACAAATCCGTAATCATCCGCCAGGGATTGCAGGCCCAAGACCAGGTGGTGTTGAACCCGCAACGCTTTGAAAATGAAGTGGTCTTTCCGGCAGCGATCACGCCGCCGCCCGCTCCGCCGCCGGTTAAACCCGTTGCGCCATTACCCGCCAAGACCACGGTGCCGTCGCCCGCCAAGCCCAAGGCCGCGGTGGCCTCGGCGACCGAAAAACCTGTCCCGGCAGCCGTCTCCCGGCCATGA